The following are encoded together in the Marmota flaviventris isolate mMarFla1 chromosome 18, mMarFla1.hap1, whole genome shotgun sequence genome:
- the Ankrd11 gene encoding ankyrin repeat domain-containing protein 11 isoform X2: protein MPRGARSRTPQQEDFSPSSDMVEKQTGKKDKDKVSLTKTPKLDRSDGGKEVRERATKRKLPFTVGANGEQKDSDTEKQGPERKRIKKEPVARKSGLLFGMGLSGIRAGYPLSERQQVALLMQMTAEESANSPDTTPKHPSQSAVCQKGTPSSASKTKDKVNKRNERGETRLHRAAIRGDARRIKELISEGADVNVKDFAGWTALHEACNRGYYDVAKQLLAAGAEVNTKGLDDDTPLHDAANNGHYKVVKLLLRYGGNPQQSNRKGETPLKVANSPTMVNLLLGKGTYTSSEESSTESSEEEDAPSFAPSSSVDGNNTDSEFEKGLKLKAKNPEPQKTVTPVKDEYEFDEDDEQDRVPPVDDKHLLKKDYRKEPKASSFVSIPKMEVKSYAKNSATAPKKAAHRILSDTSDEEDAGLAVGAGEKLRLSAHTVLPGSKAREPPAPRQQKEKSKVKKKRKKEARGKEVRPGKRSDKLCSSGSERASSESEEDGDSVGSTGCRRGSPLVLKDPSLFSSLSASSTSSHGTSHADQHSKHWRADSWKAVSSPAWSQVSSLSDSSGTGLTSESDCSSEGSSVESLKPARRKQEHRKRGSLQSMAPEKRGGFHPSVDGAVPKLDKEGKVVKKHKTKHRHKNKEKGQCPGQELKLKSFTYEYEDPRPKADKAALLDSDVSTEGRLRLLRHERDHLKREERLGRTKPEDKEWLFRDEKPLKRIKDVGRDGGRAFREEKDRAGRAERERLGKEKSPKEERLRPYKEERKKKARDRPPKPEKKGEAKERALKEDRERLRREKACREDAAFDDCCHRGHFLESEDTKLSLSDDQQDRWFSDLSDSSFDFKGEDSWDSPVTDYRDIKSDSVAKLILETVKEDSKEKKRDNKAREKRDLRDSFFRKKDRDYLDKSSEKRRDQVEKHRSLPSYLPDKDKKRRESSEGARDPRDPRDRRDALEGSRERKEVRLRPEEPHREELKECGCEGAFKDKADCDLAKSLESWERHHAAREKEKKEKARSERHKDKSSDRDRGEKCPKDRDSDRCLKERKDGKEKHKDKDTHGRDRDRRAGLEQARERKDKAHLPAAASEDASEKREEKKGKEKSWYIADIFTDESEDEKEEYLGSGLRSGEACEAPRADALQEREDGREPPVADRHRKCPSDRPHEKPRDKEPKEKRKDRGAPEAGRDKKEKALEKHREKRDKDRKDRVLADAPQERRSRQRPPEKVERKHPGEDRAKGKHKEKPDRERRASRGAEAERSLLERLEEEALQEGREEAHDKASEGSSDSFADRGPEPGLSALLEVSFSEPLEDKAREGPGLAERLREKERHRHSSSSSKKSHDRERAKKEKAERKEKAEDYKDGGRREPGQYEKDFLDAEAYGSAYAVKVDGEEELDKATDGFSEKRERSEPEREPPKKVEKELKPFGSSALGSLKEKRRREKRRERWREEKDKHRDRHHKEEPRPTVRDKEKGREEALKLGEAKPKEKPREGAEKERGDPTKISNGMDKLPPPRDPGKKDARPREKLLGDGDLMMTSFERMLSQKDLEIEERHKRHKERMRQMEKLRHRSGDPRLREKAKPADDARKKGLDAAPKKPLGLDPPFKEKKAKESAATPPVPESKPPPGLGAEAKDWSAGPPLKEALPASPRPEQSRPAGVPTPTSLVSGPSYEELHTPRTPSCSADDYPDLVFDCTDTQHPLPTTSACSPPLYDRFSVASGGTSEHPGQTPTRPVPTNLYRSISVDIRRTPEEEFTVGDKLFRQQSVPAASSFDSPGQHLMEDKAALPPVPAEKFACLSPGYYSPDYGLPSPKAATVSSAPSPEAVFPGLAAKPSPATRGDLLAPAIEGALPPDLGLPLDATEDQQATAAIIPPEPSYLEPLDEGPFNAVITEEPVEWAHPAAEQALPSALMASASESPVSWPVGSDLLLKSPQRFPESPKHFCPAESLQPTAPGPFSTSEPPFPVSPSSYPLPATEPGLEEVKDDGAAAISVAVSTTEGATAYATPARLESFFSSCKSLPEAPLDVAPEPTCVTTVTQVEALGTLESSFLDGGHSLSALSQGEPVPWHDAFTSPEDDLDLGPFSLPDLPLQPKDASDVETEPVEGSPVPPEESAPGAEGQPVLPPDQASPPLPAESEPSEEPKLDVVLEAAVEAETVAGERTPEDVDSGSALAPGPPEQCPLGGGAEEAKTEDPSTTPRHAPDGPATDGTAQTPDSAEVTPAAIPVEGPPGSLQPEATDPEPKPTAEPPKAPKVEEVPQRMTRNRAQMLASQSKQSTPPTDKEPAPTPTPAARAKGRASEEEDAQAQHPRKRRFQRSSQQLQQQLNTSTQQTREVIQQTLAAIVDAIKLDDIEPYHSDRSNPYFEYLQIRKKIEEKRKILCYITPQAPQCYAEYVTYTGSYLLDGKPLSKLHIPVIAPPPSLAEPLKELFKQQETVRGKLRLQHSIEREKLIVSCEQEILRVHCRAARTIANQAVPFSACTMLLDSEVYNMPLESQGDENKSVRDRFNARQFISWLQDVDDKYDRMKTCLLMRQQHEAAALNAVQRMEWQLKAQELDPAGHKSLCVNEVPSFYVPMVDVNDDFVLLPA from the exons gATAAAGATAAAGTTTCTCTGACCAAGACCCCAAAGCTGGACCGCAGTGATGGAGGAAAGGAGGTGAGAGAGCGAGCCACCAAGCGGAAGCTGCCCTTCACTGTGGGGGCCAATGGAGAACAGAAGGACTCGGACACAG AGAAACAGGGTCCTGAGCGGAAGAGGATCAAGAAGGAGCCTGTCGCCCGCAAGTCTGGGCTGCTCTTCGGCATGGGGCTGTCTGGGATCCGAGCAGGCTACCCACTCTCTGAGCGCCAGCAGGTGGCTCTCCTCATGCAGATGACGGCGGAGGAGTCTGCCAACAGCCCAG ACACCACACCAAAGCACCCCTCCCAGTCTGCAGTGTGTCAGAAGGGAACGCCCAGCTCTGCCTCAAAAACCAAAGACAAAGTCAACAAGAGGAATGAGCGGGGCGAGACCCGCCTGCACCGTGCTGCCATCAGGGGGGATGCCCGGCGCATCAAGGAGCTCATCAGCGAGGGCGCTGATGTCAATGTCAAGGACTTCGCAG GCTGGACAGCGCTGCACGAGGCCTGCAACCGTGGCTACTACGACGTCGCCAAGCAGCTGCTGGCCGCAGGCGCAGAGGTGAACACCAAGGGCTTGGACGACGACACACCACTGCACGACGCTGCCAACAACGGGCACTATAAG GTGGTAAAGTTGTTGCTGCGGTATGGAGGAAACCCTCAGCAGAGCAACAGGAAAGGGGAGACCCCGCTGAAAGTTGCCAACTCCCCAACTATGGTGAACCTGCTGCTGGGCAAAGGCACGTACACCTCCAGCGAGGAGAGCTCCACGG AGAGCTCCGAGGAGGAGGACGCCCCATCCTTTGCACCTTCCAGCTCAGTTGATGGCAACAACACAGACTCCGAGTTTGAGAAGGGCCTGAAGCTCAAGGCcaagaacccagagcctcagaagACTGTGACGCCTGTCAAGGACGAGTATGAGTTTGATGAGGACGATGAGCAGGACAGGGTCCCTCCCGTGGACGACAAGCATCTGCTGAAGAAAGACTACAGGAAAGAACCCAAGGCCAGCAGCTTCGTGTCGATCCCCAAGATGGAGGTCAAGAGCTATGCCAAGAACAGCGCCACCGCGCCAAAGAAAGCCGCCCATCGCATCCTGTCCGACACCTCAGACGAGGAGGACGCCGGCCTGGCTGTGGGCGCGGGGGAGAAGCTGAGGCTCTCGGCGCACACAGTCCTGCCTGGCTCGAAGGCCCGCGAGCCCCCTGCGCCCAGGCAGCAGAAGGAGAAGAGCAAAGTGAAGAAGAAGCGGAAGAAGGAGGCCCGGGGCAAGGAGGTGCGTCCTGGGAAGAGGAGCGACAAGCTGTGCTCCTCCGGGTCCGAGCGTGCATCCTCCGAGAGCGAGGAGGACGGGGACTCAGTGGGGAGCACGGGCTGCCGCAGGGGCTCCCCACTGGTGCTGAAGGACCCGTCGCTCTTCAGCTCCCTGTCGGCCTCCTCCACCTCATCCCATGGCACCAGCCACGCCGACCAGCACAGCAAGCACTGGCGCGCGGACAGCTGGAAGGCCGTGTCCTCCCCTGCCTGGTCGCAGGTCAGCTCGCTGTCGGACTCATCAGGCACCGGCCTGACAAGCGAGTCGGACTGCTCCTCCGAGGGCTCCAGCGTGGAGTCCCTAAAGCCCGCGAGGAGGAAGCAGGAGCACCGCAAGAGGGGCAGCCTACAGAGCATGGCTCCCGAGAAGAGGGGCGGCTTCCACCCCAGCGTGGACGGCGCCGTGCCCAAGCTAGACAAGGAGGGAAAAGTCGTCAAGAAACACAAGAcgaaacacagacacaaaaacaAGGAGAAGGGGCAGTGCCCCGGGCAGGAGCTGAAGCTGAAGAGCTTCACCTATGAGTACGAGGACCCCAGGCCCAAGGCCGACAAGGCCGCCCTCCTGGACAGCGACGTCTCCACGGAGGGCAGGCTGCGGCTGTTAAGGCATGAGCGAGACCACCTCAAGAGGGAGGAGAGGCTGGGCAGGACGAAGCCCGAGGACAAGGAGTGGCTCTTCAGAGACGAGAAGCCACTAAAGCGGATCAAGGACGTGGGCAGGGACGGCGGCAGGGCCTTCCGGGAGGAAAAGGACCGGGCTGGCAGGGCCGAGCGGGAGAGGCTGGGCAAGGAGAAGTCCCCCAAGGAGGAGAGGCTGCGGCCGTacaaggaggagaggaagaagaaggccCGGGACCGGCCCCCCAAGCCGGAGAAGAAGGGCGAGGCCAAGGAGAGGGCCTTGAAGGAGGACAGGGAGCGGCTCCGCAGGGAGAAGGCCTGCAGGGAGGACGCAGCCTTCGACGACTGCTGCCACCGGGGCCACTTCCTGGAGAGCGAGGACACCAAGCTCAGCCTGTCCGACGACCAGCAGGACAGGTGGTTCTCAGACCTCTCCGACTCCTCCTTTGACTTCAAAGGGGAGGACAGCTGGGACTCCCCAGTGACAGATTACAGGGACATCAAGAGTGACTCTGTGGCCAAACTTATCTTGGAAACGGTGAAAGAGGACAGTAAGGAGAAGAAGCGGGACAACAAGGCCCGGGAAAAGCGAGATCTCAGAGACTCTTTCTTCCGAAAGAAGGACCGGGACTACTTGGACAAGAGCTCGGAGAAGAGGAGGGACCAGGTGGAGAAGCACCGGAGCCTTCCCAGCTACCTCCCCGACAAGGACAAGAAGAGGAGAGAGTCCTCGGAAGGCGCACGGGACCCACGGGACCCACGGGACCGGAGAGACGCCCTGGAGGGCTCCAGGGAGCGGAAGGAGGTCCGCCTGCGGCCAGAGGAGCCGCACAGGGAGGAGCTGAAGGAGTGCGGCTGCGAGGGCGCCTTCAAGGACAAGGCCGACTGCGACCTCGCCAAGAGCCTGGAGTCCTGGGAGCGGCACCACGCAGCtcgggagaaggagaagaaggagaaggctCGCTCCGAGAGGCACAAGGACAAGTCCAGCGACAGGGACCGAGGCGAGAAGTGTCCGAAGGACAGAGACTCTGACAGATGCCTCAAGGAGAGGAAAGACGGCAAGGAGAAGCACAAAGACAAGGACACACACGGCAGAGACCGAGACAGGAGGGCCGGCCTCGAGCAGGCCCGGGAGAGGAAGGACAAGGCGCACTTGCCCGCAGCCGCCTCCGAGGACGCCTctgaaaagagagaggagaagaaggggaaggagaagagctGGTACATCGCAGACATCTTCACAGACGAGAGCGAGGACGAGAAGGAGGAGTACCTGGGCAGCGGGCTGCGGTCAGGGGAGGCCTGCGAGGCCCCCAGGGCGGATGCCCTCCAGGAGAGGGAGGACGGGAGGGAGCCGCCCGTGGCAGACAGGCACAGGAAGTGCCCCTCCGACAGGCCGCACGAGAAGCCCCGGGACAAGGAGcccaaagagaagaggaaggacagGGGTGCCCCCGAAGCAGGCAGAGACAAGAAGGAGAAGGCCTTGGAGAAGCACAGAGAGAAGCGGGACAAGGACCGCAAGGACCGGGTCCTGGCCGACGCCCCCCAGGAGAGGCGCAGCAGGCAGAGGCCACCCGAGAAGGTGGAGAGGAAGCACCCCGGGGAGGACAGGGCCAAGGGCAAGCACAAGGAGAAGCCGGACCGGGAGCGCAGGGCCTCGCGGGGCGCGGAGGCGGAGCGCAGCCTGCTGGAGCGGCTGGAGGAGGAGGCGCtgcaggagggcagggaggaggcgCACGACAAGGCCAGCGAGGGCTCCTCTGACAGCTTTGCCGACCGCGGCCCCGAGCCCGGCCTGAGCGCCCTCCTAGAGGTGTCCTTCTCAGAGCCGCTGGAGGACAAGGCCCGGGAGGGCCCCGGCCTGGCggagaggctgagggagaaggagcGGCACCggcactcctcctcctcctccaagaaGAGCCACGACCGCGAGCGGGCCAAGAAGGAGAAGGCCGAGAGGAAGGAGAAGGCCGAGGACTACAAGGACGGGGGCAGGAGGGAGCCCGGCCAGTACGAGAAGGACTTCCTGGACGCCGAGGCCTATGGCAGCGCCTACGCCGTGAAGGTGGACGGCGAGGAGGAGCTGGACAAGGCCACCGACGGGTTTtctgagaagagagagaggagcgAGCCCGAGAGGGAGCCGCCCAAGAAGGTGGAGAAGGAGCTGAAGCCCTTCGGGTCCAGTGCCCTTGGCTCcctgaaggagaagaggaggagggagaagcgCAGGGAGCGGTGGCGGGAGGAGAAGGACAAGCACAGGGACAGGCACCACAAGGAGGAGCCGCGGCCCACCGTCCGGGACAAGgagaagggcagggaggaggccctGAAGCTGGGTGAGGCCAAGCCCAAGGAAAAGCCCCGAGAGGGTgcagagaaggagaggggagaCCCCACCAAGATCAGCAACGGCATGGACAAGCTGCCGCCACCCAGAGACCCAGGCAAGAAGGACGCCAGGCCCCGGGAGAAGCTGCTGGGGGACGGCGACCTGATGATGACCAGCTTCGAGCGGATGCTGTCGCAAAAGGACCTGGAGATTGAGGAGCGGCACAAGCGGCACAAGGAGCGCATGCGGCAGATGGAGAAGCTGCGGCACAGGTCTGGGGACCCCAGGCTCCGGGAGAAGGCAAAGCCCGCGGACGACGCGCGCAAGAAGGGCCTGGATGCCGCCCCCAAGAAGCCCCTGGGGCTGGACCCGCCCTTCAAAGAGAAGAAGGCCAAGGAGTCAGCTGCGACGCCACCTGTTCCTGAAAGCAAGCCCCCGCCGGGACTGGGTGCCGAGGCCAAAGACTGGTCAGCAGGGCCGCCCCTGAAGGAGGCCCTGCCCGCCTCGCCCCGGCCCGAGCAGAGCCGGCCCGCCGGGGTGCCCACTCCAACCTCGCTGGTGTCGGGTCCCAGCTACGAGGAGCTGCACACGCCCAGGACCCCGTCCTGCAGTGCCGACGACTACCCCGACCTGGTGTTCGACTGTACCGACACCCAGCACCCGCTGCCCACCACCAGCGCCTGCTCCCCCCCGCTCTACGACAGGTTTTCTGTGGCCTCGGGCGGGACTTCAGAGCACCCGGGCCAGACGCCCACGAGGCCCGTCCCCACAAACCTGTACCGCTCCATCTCCGTGGACATCAGGAGAACCCCCGAGGAGGAGTTCACTGTGGGGGACAAGCTGTTCAGACAGCAGAGTGTTCCCGCCGCCTCCAGCTTCGACTCTCCCGGCCAGCACTTGATGGAGGACAAGGCTGCCCTGCCACCTGTTCCAGCAGAGAAGTTTGCCTGCCTGTCCCCTGGCTACTACTCCCCTGACTATGGCCTCCCCTCACCCAAAGCTGCCACGGTCAGCAGCGCACCTTCCCCAGAGGCCGTGTTCCCTGGCCTAGCAGCCAAGCCCTCCCCTGCCACTAGGGGCGACCTCTTGGCCCCAGCCATCGAGGGGGCCCTGCCCCCGGACCTGGGCCTTCCTCTGGATGCCACAGAGGACCAGCAGGCCACAGCAGCCATCATCCCTCCGGAGCCCAGCTACCTGGAGCCCTTGGACGAGGGCCCCTTCAACGCTGTCATCACCGAGGAGCCAGTCGAGTGGGCCCATCCTGCCGCGGAGCAGGCCCTTCCCTCCGCCTTGATGGCCAGTGCCTCTGAAAGCCCCGTCAGCTGGCCCGTGGGCTCCGACCTTCTGCTGAAATCTCCACAGAGGTTCCCAGAGTCCCCCAAGCACTTCTGTCCTGCAGAGAGCCTGCAGCCCACTGCTCCAGGACCCTTCAGCACCTCAGAGCCCCCGTTCCCCGTGTCCCCCAGCTCCTACCCCTTGCCAGCCACCGAACCGGGCCTGGAGGAGGTCAAGGACGATGGGGCGGCAGCCATCTCCGTGGCCGTCTCCACCACAGAAGGGGCCACTGCGTATGCCACGCCTGCCAGACTGGAGTCTTTCTTCAGCAGCTGCAAGTCACTCCCTGAGGCACCCCTTGACGTGGCCCCTGAGCCCACATGTGTCACCACGGTGACCCAAGTGGAGGCTCTGGGGACCCTGGAAAGCAGCTTCCTGGACGGTGGCCACAGCCTGTCTGCCCTCAGCCAGGGCGAGCCAGTGCCCTGGCATGACGCCTTCACCAGCCCCGAGGATGACCTGGACCTGGGGCCCTTCTCGCTGCCCGATCTCCCCCTCCAGCCCAAAGACGCCTCAGATGTCGAGACTGAGCCCGTGGAAGGGAGTCCCGTCCCACCAGAGGAGAGCGCCCCTGGGGCTGAGGGGCAGCCCGTACTGCCTCCTGACCAGGCCTCTCCCCCACTTCCCGCCGAGTCTGAGCCCTCAGAGGAGCCAAAGCTGGACGTGGTTCTCGAAGCCGCGGTGGAGGCAGAGACTGTGGCAGGTGAGAGGACCCCCGAGGACGTGGACTCTGGCTCGGCACTGGCCCCTGGCCCTCCCGAACAGTGTCCCCTGGGGGGCGGAGCTGAGGAGGCCAAGACTGAGGACCCCTCCACCACTCCCCGTCATGCACCCGACGGCCCTGCTACCGATGGCACGGCACAGACGCCTGACAGTGCTGAGGTCACCCCTGCTGCCATCCCCGTGGAGGGGCCCCCAGGCAGCCTCCAGCCAGAAGCCACGGATCCAGAGCCCAAGCCCACGGCCGAGCCCCCGAAAGCCCCCAAGGTGGAGGAGGTCCCTCAGCGCATGACCAGGAACCGCGCTCAGATGCTGGCCAGCCAGAGCAAGCAGAGCACGCCTCCTACGGATAAGGAGCCCGCCCCCACGCCCACCCCAGCTGCCAGGGCCAAAGGCCGTGCCTCTGAGGAGGAGGATGCCCAGGCCCAGCACCCCCGCAAGCGCCGCTTCCAGCGCTCCAgccagcagctgcagcagcagctgaACACAAGCACGCAGCAGACGCGGGAGGTCATCCAGCAGACGCTAGCCGCCATTGTGGACGCCATCAAGCTGGATGACATTGAGCCCTACCACAGCGACAGGTCCAACCCCTACTTCGAGTACCTCCAGATCCGAAAGAAGATTGAGGAGAAGCGCAAGATCCTCTGCTACATCACGCCCCAGGCACCCCAGTGCTACGCCGAGTACGTCACCTACACCGGGTCCTACCTCCTGGACGGCAAGCCGCTCAGCAAGCTGCACATCCCTGTG